TTTTCCCTccttgaatttttttattttttattttccagtcGATAgactttgtatatttttttttttttgtgctatccAAGCTGTCGTTTTTGTCATTACCAATTTCGGGACCATACAACTTTCTGATCTGGTTTTATTCCATCTTTTGTAGACAAGTGaccagaaaaaaaagaagaaaaaaaaaaatcacagttctgCTACTTCAATTTTTTTCAGCTTCCAATGCAGCAATAcaggttacatttttttttctaattcttcAAAAAATGGGTTAAGATGGACAGATATATTttaattgatttttatttttttacaattttcattgGTCACCTTAGAGGATTTGAACCAAGGATCACTTGATTATTTGTACAATTCATAGCAATACTACAGTGTATAAAAAAATACTCTTCTCCTATGAAGAACCTTTTGGTGTGAAAAAATGCCATAAAATTATCATTGGCAGTGGCCCCCCACTATCATGTTGCTTAGAGGCCAAGGGGGTGAGAAGGGACACCTTTCCATATTTCCAACATTTTAGATGCACTGCCTTTACATAGTGTGGTATCGAAAAGGTTAACAGCAATGGGAGCTGACTCTGATTCACATCAGTAAAGATGGTGCTGCAAATACAGCTGTGAAGTATACTGTGAGTTTAGGTCGTGAGCCAATTCCATACATGCAGTGCGCACATCTGCCCTACGTGTATGGAGGATGTTATGAATGGAAGCCTAGGCAGAGTCCCCATCCCCTCTAGGTGCCTTCCTGCATCGCTCAGGTAGTGGCCCAAGCCCTCATGGCAAGTATATTAAGATATAAGTTTGTAATATATACACATTCATAGAAACTATTATTTTCACTCAGTATAACATTTATGTTTTTACAATCGTGAACTTTAGTATTCATGGtggattttctatttttttgtagGCTAAAAAAGCTGATTGAACAAGAAACAACCTACCAagcgaaaaaagaaaaagagaaccaCAAAAAAATAACCAAACTCCGAGATGAGCTCACAAAGTTGAAGTCATTTGCGTTAATTGTGGTCGATGAGCAACAGAGGTTGAATGAACACTTAAATGAGCAAAGTGCCAAGATCCAAGAGCTGACATTAACTGCCCAAAAATCACAGGATAAACTTAGCATTGTAGAAATAAAAGCAGAGGAAGAAGAGCAAAAAGCAAACAGACTTGAAACAGAACTTCAAACTCAGGAAAGTAGGTTCTTTCAAGAGCACGAATCCATGATGGCCAAACTAACGAGTGAGGAAACGCAGAATCGCCAACTCAGATTAAAGTTGACAGCTCTCAGCAGACAAATCGATGAGCTTGAGGAAACAAACAAGACACTGCGTAAAGCAGAAGATGAACTTCATGACCTAAGGGAGAAGATGAATAAAGGAGAATGTGGAAACTCCAGCCTCATGGCAGAAGTGGAGGACCTGAGAAAACGTCTGCTGGAGATGGAAGGTAAAGATGAAGAACTTATAAAAATGGAAGAACAATGTAAAGATCTAAATAAAAAATTAGAAAAAGAAGCATCACAAAGTAAAACCCTTAAAGTTGAGGTTGACAAGTTAAGCAAAAGAATTAATGAGTTGGAAAAACTGGAAGACGCGTTTAACAAAAGTAAACAAGAATGCCAAACTATTAAATGTACCATGGAAAAAGAGCGAGCTGCCACCAAACAACTGTGTCATGAACTAGAAAGTTTAAGAGTTCGTATACGAGAGCTTGAAGTGATTGAGGTGAAGCTTGAAAAGACGGAAAATATACTAAAAGAAGATCTAACCAAACTAAAAACCTTGACAGTGATGCTTGTGGAGGAAAGGAAATCGCTAAcagaaaaaatcagacaaactgaggaGAAACTAAAGTCAGCCAACACACAACTACAGCAGGAGCAAAACAAAGTGACGACTATCACAGAAAAACTAATAGAAGAAAGTAAGAAGTCTCTTAAGTCTAAAGCAGAATTACAAGAGAAGATGCACACAATCACGAAAGACAATGAAGATCTTAAGTGCAAACTAAGAGCAGAGGAGGAGAAGGGAAATGACCTAATGTCCAAAGTCACTCTTCTCAAAAAGAAGCTCCAGTCACTTGAAGCTATTGAAAAAGAGTTTCTAAAGAACAAAATGAAACAAGAAAGTAAACAATCAGAAGCATTTTGCCAAGAAAACAACAAAATTAGAGAACTCACGCAAGAGGTTGAAAGGCTAAAACACACCCTTAAGCAAATGAAAGCAATGGAAGATGACCTCATGAAAACAGAGGATGAGTTTGAATCTCTGGAGAAAAGGTATTACAATGAGCAGCAGAAAGCCAAAATGTTTTCCGAAGAACTTGAAGTTGTAAGAATGGAACTAGCAAACTATAAACTGGCTGAGAAATCAGGATCCTACCAAGAAAAAGTGTTACTGACCAAGCTGAAGGAAGAGGAAGCAAAGTCAGGTCACCTTTCTAGAGAAGTGACAGCCTTGAAAGAGAAGATCCACGACTACATGAAAACTGAAGATAATATTTGCCGTTTGAAAGGAGATCATTCTGTTCTTCAGAGGAAGCTTAATCAACAAGAAAACAGAAACAAAGAGATGTCAAAGGAAATGGAAAATCTCTCGAAGGAACTTGAAAGGTATCGTCGGTTCAGCAAGAGCCTTAGACCCAGCCTCAATGGTCGGAGGATATCAGACTTTCAAGTGTTTTCGAAGGAGGTGCAGACAGATTCAACGTACAATGAGCCACCGGACTACAAAAGTCTTGTTCCTTTAGAGAGAGCAGTTATAAACGGGCAACTTTACCAAGAAAGTGATAACGAGGACGATGAGACAAATGAAGAGGATTCCACTATAGCGTACAAGTGTAACTCTACAAATGGAAATTCTATAAACAACAACAGGAAGCAAATGTCTCCGTGGACAAAGCCAAGTCAACAGCAGGCCCAAAACGGGAAAGTACATTTGAAACAAAATGGAAACTACATCCATCCAGGAGACATGGTTCTTACACATACGCCTGGACAACCTTTACACATTAAAGTCACACCGGATCATGGACAAAACACAGCCACACTTGAAATCACAAGCCCTACTACAGAAAACCCTCACTCTTTTACGAGTACAGCAGTCATACCAAGTTCTGGGACCCCAAAACAAAGAATAACAATTATTCAGAATGGTTCTTTGACACCTGTGAAATCAAGAGTAATGGATGGATACGTAACACCAGAGCAAGTGGTGCCACCGCTTGCTATGGCTTCTTTTGTACGGCCTAGGACCCCAGACTCATGTGGTTCTGTAACTCCAGAGAGAACAATGTCCCCTATCCAGGTATTGGCTTTAACAAGTTCATCAAGTTCCCCAGACCGGGTACTTTCCCCAGAACCTATGGAAATTGGTGGAACGCATGCAGTTTTTCGAGTTTCCCCCGACAAACAGACTGGTTGGCAGTTTCAAAGGTCAAACAGTTCTAGCTCAACTTCAAGTGTAATAACTACTGAGGACAATAAAATACACATCCACTTAGGAACGCCCACCAGTCCCTTCATGCCAGTGCAAGAGAAAAGACATTCACTGACTAATGGGATTCCAAATAAACCCACAAATAAAATCACCAGCAGTATTACTATCACACCAACAGCTACTCCACTATCACGGCAATCACAAATTACAGTAAGTAATATGAATAATTGATCCCACCCCCCACCCAAAACCCATTTCCTCAAAaactcaccatttttttttttttgcacgaatCGCACAGTTTTTTAAAA
The Ranitomeya imitator isolate aRanImi1 chromosome 3, aRanImi1.pri, whole genome shotgun sequence genome window above contains:
- the FILIP1L gene encoding filamin A-interacting protein 1-like isoform X1, with amino-acid sequence MRPESNSIECPDKTMTCREENIYQRIHEDTDTIKRNRSKKERDYISETGTILRSQKSDRKQKASSRKADDLSRDDLLFLLSVLEGELQARDEVISVLKAEKIDLALLEAQYGFVTPKRVLEALQRDAIQANATQWQEDIYEKPMCELDKVVEKHKDTHKRMIEQLLMVEKSQRQTLYDLEDEKRKHTEYMEKSDEFTNLLEQDRERLKKLIEQETTYQAKKEKENHKKITKLRDELTKLKSFALIVVDEQQRLNEHLNEQSAKIQELTLTAQKSQDKLSIVEIKAEEEEQKANRLETELQTQESRFFQEHESMMAKLTSEETQNRQLRLKLTALSRQIDELEETNKTLRKAEDELHDLREKMNKGECGNSSLMAEVEDLRKRLLEMEGKDEELIKMEEQCKDLNKKLEKEASQSKTLKVEVDKLSKRINELEKLEDAFNKSKQECQTIKCTMEKERAATKQLCHELESLRVRIRELEVIEVKLEKTENILKEDLTKLKTLTVMLVEERKSLTEKIRQTEEKLKSANTQLQQEQNKVTTITEKLIEESKKSLKSKAELQEKMHTITKDNEDLKCKLRAEEEKGNDLMSKVTLLKKKLQSLEAIEKEFLKNKMKQESKQSEAFCQENNKIRELTQEVERLKHTLKQMKAMEDDLMKTEDEFESLEKRYYNEQQKAKMFSEELEVVRMELANYKLAEKSGSYQEKVLLTKLKEEEAKSGHLSREVTALKEKIHDYMKTEDNICRLKGDHSVLQRKLNQQENRNKEMSKEMENLSKELERYRRFSKSLRPSLNGRRISDFQVFSKEVQTDSTYNEPPDYKSLVPLERAVINGQLYQESDNEDDETNEEDSTIAYKCNSTNGNSINNNRKQMSPWTKPSQQQAQNGKVHLKQNGNYIHPGDMVLTHTPGQPLHIKVTPDHGQNTATLEITSPTTENPHSFTSTAVIPSSGTPKQRITIIQNGSLTPVKSRVMDGYVTPEQVVPPLAMASFVRPRTPDSCGSVTPERTMSPIQVLALTSSSSSPDRVLSPEPMEIGGTHAVFRVSPDKQTGWQFQRSNSSSSTSSVITTEDNKIHIHLGTPTSPFMPVQEKRHSLTNGIPNKPTNKITSSITITPTATPLSRQSQITVSEEASPAPTRIPKPKGWTTSKLPIKKPVGNVINGEQMNKDKFHSQRSGSNFQCVSRR
- the FILIP1L gene encoding filamin A-interacting protein 1-like isoform X2, whose amino-acid sequence is MMAKLTSEETQNRQLRLKLTALSRQIDELEETNKTLRKAEDELHDLREKMNKGECGNSSLMAEVEDLRKRLLEMEGKDEELIKMEEQCKDLNKKLEKEASQSKTLKVEVDKLSKRINELEKLEDAFNKSKQECQTIKCTMEKERAATKQLCHELESLRVRIRELEVIEVKLEKTENILKEDLTKLKTLTVMLVEERKSLTEKIRQTEEKLKSANTQLQQEQNKVTTITEKLIEESKKSLKSKAELQEKMHTITKDNEDLKCKLRAEEEKGNDLMSKVTLLKKKLQSLEAIEKEFLKNKMKQESKQSEAFCQENNKIRELTQEVERLKHTLKQMKAMEDDLMKTEDEFESLEKRYYNEQQKAKMFSEELEVVRMELANYKLAEKSGSYQEKVLLTKLKEEEAKSGHLSREVTALKEKIHDYMKTEDNICRLKGDHSVLQRKLNQQENRNKEMSKEMENLSKELERYRRFSKSLRPSLNGRRISDFQVFSKEVQTDSTYNEPPDYKSLVPLERAVINGQLYQESDNEDDETNEEDSTIAYKCNSTNGNSINNNRKQMSPWTKPSQQQAQNGKVHLKQNGNYIHPGDMVLTHTPGQPLHIKVTPDHGQNTATLEITSPTTENPHSFTSTAVIPSSGTPKQRITIIQNGSLTPVKSRVMDGYVTPEQVVPPLAMASFVRPRTPDSCGSVTPERTMSPIQVLALTSSSSSPDRVLSPEPMEIGGTHAVFRVSPDKQTGWQFQRSNSSSSTSSVITTEDNKIHIHLGTPTSPFMPVQEKRHSLTNGIPNKPTNKITSSITITPTATPLSRQSQITVSNMNN